One window from the genome of Salvelinus fontinalis isolate EN_2023a chromosome 3, ASM2944872v1, whole genome shotgun sequence encodes:
- the LOC129834320 gene encoding C-X-C motif chemokine 11-like, with protein MAFAPKACSLFLVVFLGVCMQLNGAQHVPGARCKCPGTIMHTQETIVDFEIIEQTHYCDTTEIIVTLAEDGARRCLNPVGRKAMFFVKCWNKINKDDKQKRRCLKRKAE; from the exons ATGGCCTTCGCACCAAAAGCCTGCAGTCTTTTCCTGGTGGTTTTCCTGGGAGTTTGTATGCAGCTCAACGGAG CTCAACACGTTCCAGGTGCCAGATGCAAATGCCCAGGAACCATTATGCACACTCAGGAAACCATTGTTGACTTTGAAATCATTGAACAGACCCATTACTGCGACACTACTGAAATCAT TGTTACACTGGCGGAAGATGGAGCCAGAAGGTGCCTGAACCCCGTTGGGAGAAAGGCCATGTTTTTCGTCAAGTGCTGGAACAA AATAAACAAGGACGACAAGCAAAAGAGGAGGTGTCTTAAGAGAAAAGCCGAGTGA